From a single Shewanella denitrificans OS217 genomic region:
- a CDS encoding flavodoxin family protein, giving the protein MSIAIVLGTSRSDGNTSALANEFAQATGANVFPLSDFSILPFDYEFKNTSDDFLLLINQVIKHDIIIFASPIYWYSPSAQMKVFMDRLSDLLKLISHLEGSCVGKLPGCYLRAVTLCLKIVSNRYFAVPLNI; this is encoded by the coding sequence ATGAGCATAGCGATAGTGTTAGGGACAAGTCGTAGTGATGGGAATACGTCGGCATTAGCAAACGAATTTGCACAGGCAACGGGGGCGAATGTCTTTCCATTATCGGATTTCTCAATTTTACCGTTCGATTATGAGTTTAAAAATACATCAGATGATTTTCTACTGTTAATTAATCAAGTGATTAAACACGATATCATCATTTTTGCCTCACCCATTTACTGGTACTCACCTAGTGCACAGATGAAAGTTTTTATGGATCGCTTGTCAGACTTATTGAAATTAATAAGCCACTTGGAAGGCAGTTGCGTGGGAAAGTTGCCGGGGTGTTATCTACGGGCAGTGACATTATGCCTAAAGATTGTTTCGAACAGGTATTTCGCTGTACCTTTGAATATTTAG
- a CDS encoding VOC family protein: MVPELEVIDHVHLYVSDRAAAEKWYSEFMGFNRMQQFEPWVEHGPLTIASGKVHLALFESTQPQKTTVAFGVNCNNFIHWIRHLNSKSVDFELVDHDLSWSIYFCDPDGNPFEITSYEYGHLSQRLSAQI, translated from the coding sequence ATGGTTCCTGAACTCGAAGTCATAGATCACGTTCATTTATACGTCAGCGACAGAGCGGCAGCTGAGAAATGGTACTCTGAGTTTATGGGGTTTAACCGGATGCAACAATTCGAGCCGTGGGTTGAACATGGACCATTAACGATTGCCAGTGGCAAGGTTCATCTTGCATTATTTGAGTCTACTCAGCCTCAAAAAACCACAGTCGCTTTTGGGGTAAATTGTAATAATTTTATCCATTGGATAAGACATTTGAACAGTAAATCTGTCGATTTTGAACTCGTCGACCACGATTTATCTTGGTCTATTTACTTTTGTGATCCAGATGGTAATCCATTTGAAATTACCAGCTACGAATATGGCCACTTATCGCAACGATTAAGTGCACAAATCTAA
- a CDS encoding TonB-dependent receptor, producing the protein MKSLRLSLLALACHSALFAVTASAHTTILASQTSATSEAQTNKARDNKDVERITVYGRQNQVVMNSGLATKSDMSLMETPAAVVIVDEALFDAQGLSNMQDLVRNISGVTQAGNNYGIGDNLVVRGLGANYTYDGMYGGAGLGNTFNPTRSLANVSSVEVLKGPATGLYGMGSAGGVINLIEKKPEFTSQHEFELELGQWDSYSMLADSTGAISDDLAYRVVAKSARSDGYRDMGTDRDEVYGSLKFLINDDQNIMLSAAYIKDAIPVDSIGHPIRIYNAESVNGKTAGEATWQDLVNDPGSKGIQLTDLQRQELANSLSSSDGLTPYTFGHKGLISPMAKANEGEELRLKLTHNIYLSDNLHLNQQLQYRNYDTGFARQTGAYNYVYWEQSEGINVAPRAPLLEDGKLYPFAARRQEYRKASADEKSWQYFADLRYDFELAGIDNELLMNANFEDRSIRSQQYSIWDKDYIIKDKKGQLLYQGSLPYIYDIRNPNWGTGQFEDYDPLRTSNYDKAISAWGLGVQHVGYLGNGFTSRIGVAFNEIKQAYEHLGVDARYSASRAEPTQLADTTDNGMTYNLGLTYMPTDDLSFFINHAKGRTAYSVLGDIKGDQSDREDSESVSKDFGIRAKGFDDQLLASLIFFKTSRTNLQYGNPLYNSDVSGPEVPQYFNNGSEDTEGVELDINATLNQQWTINVNAVYQDARDNQDPSRSDANQRQKGVPYVTAGMWASYAADFGLREPISLSLGGKYVGERSTHSSRFGIPDGHVPSYAVMDSAISYDAQDYKIQLNINNLFNKVYYEKAMFLGGMPGEERNAKLTLTYRL; encoded by the coding sequence ATGAAGTCGTTACGTTTATCTCTACTTGCTCTTGCTTGCCATAGCGCACTGTTTGCCGTTACTGCCAGTGCTCACACTACTATCCTCGCCTCACAAACGTCAGCCACGTCTGAGGCACAGACTAATAAGGCCCGTGATAACAAGGATGTTGAGCGTATAACCGTCTATGGAAGACAAAACCAAGTGGTGATGAATTCAGGCCTTGCCACCAAGTCTGATATGTCATTGATGGAAACCCCAGCGGCAGTTGTGATTGTCGATGAGGCGCTTTTCGATGCACAAGGCTTAAGCAATATGCAAGACTTGGTACGTAATATCAGCGGCGTAACTCAAGCTGGCAACAACTATGGCATAGGCGATAACCTAGTGGTACGCGGCCTAGGCGCTAACTATACCTATGACGGCATGTATGGCGGCGCAGGCTTAGGCAACACCTTTAACCCGACACGCTCACTGGCAAACGTGAGCTCGGTTGAAGTGTTAAAAGGCCCAGCAACCGGCCTTTATGGCATGGGTAGCGCCGGTGGCGTTATTAACCTCATTGAGAAAAAACCAGAATTTACTAGCCAACATGAGTTTGAGCTGGAGCTAGGTCAGTGGGACAGCTATTCAATGCTTGCCGACAGTACTGGCGCTATTAGCGATGATTTAGCCTATCGTGTTGTCGCTAAAAGCGCCCGCAGTGACGGTTACCGTGACATGGGCACCGACAGAGATGAAGTTTACGGCTCATTAAAGTTTTTGATTAATGATGACCAAAACATCATGTTATCAGCCGCCTACATTAAAGATGCTATCCCAGTAGACTCTATCGGCCACCCCATCCGTATTTATAATGCTGAGTCAGTCAATGGCAAAACTGCGGGAGAAGCCACCTGGCAAGACCTAGTCAATGACCCCGGTAGCAAAGGCATACAGCTTACAGATCTTCAGCGTCAAGAATTGGCAAACTCCTTAAGTTCAAGCGATGGCCTAACTCCTTATACTTTCGGACACAAGGGCTTAATCTCCCCAATGGCCAAAGCCAACGAAGGCGAGGAGCTGCGTCTTAAGCTGACTCACAATATCTACTTAAGCGACAATCTGCATTTAAATCAGCAGCTGCAATACCGTAACTATGACACCGGCTTTGCTCGCCAAACGGGTGCCTATAACTATGTGTACTGGGAACAAAGCGAGGGTATCAATGTTGCTCCTCGTGCGCCGCTGCTAGAAGATGGCAAGTTATACCCCTTTGCCGCTCGCCGTCAGGAATACCGTAAAGCCAGCGCAGATGAAAAATCATGGCAGTACTTTGCTGATTTACGCTACGACTTCGAACTTGCAGGCATAGACAATGAACTGTTAATGAATGCAAATTTTGAAGACAGAAGCATACGCTCACAGCAATATTCAATCTGGGATAAAGACTACATAATCAAAGATAAAAAAGGCCAGCTGCTGTATCAAGGCAGCCTACCCTACATCTATGATATCCGTAACCCTAACTGGGGCACGGGACAATTTGAGGATTACGATCCGCTGCGTACTAGTAACTACGACAAAGCCATCAGTGCTTGGGGCTTAGGCGTTCAACACGTAGGTTACTTAGGCAATGGTTTTACCAGCCGTATCGGAGTCGCGTTTAATGAAATCAAGCAAGCTTACGAGCATTTAGGTGTCGATGCCCGCTACAGCGCAAGTCGCGCAGAGCCAACGCAACTGGCTGATACCACAGATAACGGCATGACCTATAACTTAGGCTTAACCTATATGCCAACCGATGATTTATCTTTCTTCATCAACCATGCAAAAGGCCGTACGGCCTACAGTGTGCTTGGTGATATTAAGGGCGATCAAAGCGACAGAGAAGATTCTGAGTCAGTCAGCAAAGATTTTGGCATAAGAGCCAAAGGGTTTGACGATCAATTACTGGCCTCATTAATTTTCTTTAAAACGTCACGTACTAACTTGCAATACGGCAATCCACTCTATAATTCTGACGTGTCTGGCCCTGAAGTACCACAGTATTTCAATAACGGCAGTGAAGACACTGAAGGTGTAGAGCTTGATATCAACGCCACTCTTAACCAGCAATGGACAATCAATGTCAATGCTGTCTACCAAGACGCCAGAGATAACCAAGACCCAAGCCGAAGTGATGCAAATCAACGTCAAAAAGGCGTGCCATACGTCACCGCTGGCATGTGGGCAAGCTACGCCGCTGACTTTGGCTTACGTGAGCCTATTTCCCTTAGTTTAGGCGGAAAGTACGTCGGCGAGCGCAGCACACACTCAAGCCGATTCGGTATTCCAGACGGCCATGTGCCAAGTTATGCCGTTATGGACTCAGCCATCAGCTATGATGCCCAAGACTATAAGATCCAGTTAAACATTAACAACTTGTTTAATAAGGTCTATTATGAGAAAGCTATGTTCCTGGGCGGCATGCCAGGGGAAGAGCGTAACGCTAAGCTAACCTTAACTTACCGTCTGTAA
- a CDS encoding YibL family ribosome-associated protein: MNLKQELQDLNDKLEKFRRKLAAAEQRGDATIILQFKKEITTVSKRISSVKGQQTRELKKEGTDVKTLPFKRTLTKAEQADMGKLKKSVKGLVVVHPMTALGREMGIKDVTGFAPQAF; this comes from the coding sequence ATGAATTTAAAGCAAGAACTGCAAGATTTGAATGATAAATTAGAAAAGTTTCGCCGTAAGCTTGCAGCCGCAGAGCAGCGTGGTGATGCCACTATTATTCTGCAGTTTAAGAAAGAAATAACCACAGTGTCTAAGCGTATTAGCAGTGTTAAAGGTCAGCAGACCCGTGAGCTTAAAAAAGAAGGCACAGACGTAAAAACCTTGCCATTTAAGCGTACTTTGACCAAAGCCGAACAGGCGGATATGGGCAAGCTTAAAAAGTCAGTTAAAGGCTTAGTTGTGGTGCATCCGATGACGGCTCTTGGTCGGGAAATGGGCATCAAAGACGTTACAGGTTTTGCTCCTCAAGCGTTTTAG
- the ribA gene encoding GTP cyclohydrolase II — protein MSINYIATSKLPTPWGVFSMHGFEDTQTGKEHVALTFGEWQPSHAILGRIHSECLTGDALFSLRCDCGFQLQTAMQNIAEAGQGFILYLRQEGRGIGLLNKIRAYELQDAGANTVEANERLGFDADMRKYDMIAPMLEKIAVTQVKLMTNNPRKVKAMQDLGIVVAERVPLQVGKNRYNEAYLKTKSTELGHMMSEHHFNDDKGN, from the coding sequence ATGTCGATAAACTATATCGCTACTTCTAAATTACCTACGCCTTGGGGCGTGTTTTCCATGCACGGTTTTGAAGATACTCAAACGGGTAAAGAGCATGTTGCACTGACCTTTGGTGAGTGGCAGCCAAGCCACGCTATCTTAGGTCGTATTCATTCTGAATGTTTAACCGGTGATGCCTTATTTAGCTTACGCTGCGACTGTGGTTTTCAATTACAGACGGCGATGCAGAACATTGCCGAAGCGGGGCAAGGATTTATTCTTTACTTACGCCAAGAAGGCCGCGGTATTGGCTTACTCAATAAAATTCGCGCCTATGAGTTGCAAGATGCGGGGGCGAACACGGTTGAAGCCAATGAACGTTTAGGTTTTGATGCCGATATGCGTAAGTACGACATGATAGCGCCAATGCTTGAAAAAATTGCCGTGACTCAAGTTAAGCTAATGACGAATAACCCCCGTAAAGTCAAAGCGATGCAAGACTTAGGTATTGTCGTTGCTGAAAGGGTGCCTTTGCAGGTGGGTAAAAACCGCTACAATGAAGCTTACCTAAAGACCAAATCCACTGAGCTTGGACATATGATGTCTGAACATCACTTTAATGATGATAAAGGCAACTAA
- a CDS encoding VF530 family DNA-binding protein: MNQQNNPLHGLKLEAILIFLVDKYGWEELGLRINIRCFTHDPSIKSSLAFLRKTQWARDKVEYLYLKANKLPLPTPKVDSGGTNKFDDKPKKAQHSSGSLAGQAKPQTKQTANHTDALPQANKAIWGNASPKGD, from the coding sequence ATGAACCAGCAAAATAATCCTTTACATGGCCTAAAACTGGAGGCCATCTTAATATTTTTGGTGGATAAATACGGTTGGGAAGAGTTAGGTCTTAGGATTAACATTCGCTGCTTCACGCACGATCCTAGCATCAAATCCAGCTTGGCCTTTTTACGAAAAACCCAATGGGCCAGAGATAAGGTTGAATACCTATATTTAAAAGCCAATAAACTGCCATTGCCTACCCCTAAGGTTGACTCTGGCGGAACCAACAAATTTGACGACAAGCCTAAAAAAGCCCAGCACTCCTCGGGTTCTCTAGCGGGGCAAGCTAAGCCACAAACCAAGCAGACAGCAAATCATACTGACGCCTTGCCTCAGGCAAATAAAGCCATATGGGGTAATGCCAGCCCTAAGGGTGATTAA
- a CDS encoding AAA family ATPase → MILLVGGEKGGSGKSCMAQNLAVHITQKYQANVLMVDCDPQRTTSDWIQARNNDPNLPLINCIQLYGKIRNDLLSLSERFDYVIVDCGGQDNLAMRAAMSVATYVVLPLRPKRRDLKTLPHMEDMLSTCKMVNPKMVATIVLTQCPALPTQYKRILEAKEVIESFGLRVLNAITFCRNIYDDSEESGSSVLEIEPDGKAADEIRAIADELFAIPPENSYELN, encoded by the coding sequence CTGATATTGTTAGTAGGTGGTGAGAAAGGCGGTAGCGGCAAGAGCTGTATGGCACAGAATCTCGCCGTCCACATCACACAAAAATACCAAGCCAACGTACTAATGGTGGATTGCGATCCCCAGCGCACCACTTCAGATTGGATCCAAGCCAGAAACAATGACCCCAACCTGCCCTTGATCAATTGCATCCAACTCTACGGCAAAATTCGTAACGATCTATTAAGTCTGTCCGAACGCTTTGACTATGTCATCGTCGATTGTGGCGGCCAGGATAACCTTGCCATGCGTGCCGCCATGTCAGTCGCCACTTATGTGGTGCTACCTTTGCGTCCCAAACGCCGTGATTTAAAAACCTTGCCCCATATGGAAGATATGCTCAGTACCTGTAAAATGGTCAATCCTAAAATGGTAGCCACCATAGTGCTCACTCAATGCCCCGCGCTACCGACTCAATATAAGCGCATCCTTGAAGCCAAGGAAGTGATCGAGTCCTTTGGATTACGGGTATTAAACGCTATCACTTTCTGTCGTAATATTTATGATGACAGTGAGGAAAGTGGTTCATCTGTACTTGAAATTGAACCTGATGGTAAGGCCGCGGATGAAATTCGTGCCATAGCCGATGAATTATTCGCAATCCCTCCAGAAAATAGCTATGAGCTTAACTGA
- a CDS encoding PilZ domain-containing protein yields MSTDPNEMAEKRDSIRLDLEAERVLIHWKDSTGAEQQDYAICMDLARNGLLFDYSLPFDIGELIAVTFNPNTDKQHQVFGQVCRCNTRSADSFYVALQLLK; encoded by the coding sequence ATGAGTACAGATCCTAATGAAATGGCAGAAAAGCGCGACTCCATTCGCTTAGATTTAGAAGCGGAGCGTGTGCTTATCCATTGGAAAGATAGCACTGGTGCCGAGCAGCAAGACTATGCCATCTGTATGGACCTTGCTCGTAACGGACTGCTATTCGATTACAGTTTACCCTTCGATATCGGCGAGTTGATTGCAGTAACCTTTAATCCTAATACCGATAAACAGCATCAAGTCTTCGGCCAAGTATGTAGATGTAATACTCGCTCCGCAGACAGTTTCTATGTCGCCTTACAGCTATTGAAATAA
- a CDS encoding phosphate-starvation-inducible protein PsiE — translation MSLTRRVSLSLLKKVEYLVLFIIAIATLVSIGEEIYNMINLRTVALADLLLLFIYLEVLAMVVNYIESGKLPIRMPLYIAIVALARYLILDMKAMDDWRILAISLSTILLAVTVIVIRWGQLTMPYPKNQDYDN, via the coding sequence ATGTCGTTAACCCGTAGAGTAAGCCTGTCCTTACTGAAGAAAGTTGAATACTTAGTATTATTTATCATCGCAATAGCAACCTTGGTCTCTATTGGCGAAGAGATTTACAACATGATAAATTTACGCACCGTTGCTTTGGCAGATTTATTACTGTTATTTATCTATCTCGAAGTGCTCGCCATGGTGGTCAATTATATAGAATCGGGCAAACTGCCGATCCGCATGCCACTTTATATCGCCATTGTCGCGCTGGCTCGCTATTTAATTCTGGACATGAAAGCCATGGATGATTGGCGTATTCTGGCCATTTCACTCTCAACCATATTACTTGCAGTGACAGTCATAGTCATCCGTTGGGGCCAACTTACGATGCCCTACCCAAAGAATCAGGACTATGATAACTAG
- the suhB gene encoding inositol-1-monophosphatase, whose amino-acid sequence MHPMLTIATRAARAAGQTIMRAYTELDRVEVSAKGLNDFVTSVDKEAEATILYQIRKSYPDHTVVGEESGEHRGDNKDYVWIVDPLDGTNNFVRGIPHFAVSIALQYKGKVEVAVIYDPVREELFSAVRGKGAKLNDFRLRVTNVTELNNTLIGTGFPFKARQHTESYMKILTTLFPVCADLRRAGSAALDLAYVAAGRLDGFFEIGLKPWDIAAGDLICREAGGTVTDFTGNHNYMASGNIVAGSPKVTTELVKLMRPLLNDGLKR is encoded by the coding sequence ATGCATCCGATGCTGACTATCGCTACGCGCGCTGCACGCGCCGCGGGCCAAACTATTATGCGCGCCTATACTGAACTCGACCGTGTCGAAGTTTCTGCCAAAGGACTAAACGACTTTGTGACCAGTGTAGACAAGGAAGCTGAAGCCACTATTCTGTATCAGATCCGTAAATCTTACCCAGACCACACTGTGGTGGGCGAAGAAAGCGGTGAACATCGCGGTGACAATAAAGACTACGTCTGGATAGTCGATCCTCTTGATGGCACGAACAACTTCGTTCGTGGTATTCCTCATTTTGCCGTCTCCATTGCCCTTCAATATAAAGGCAAGGTTGAAGTGGCTGTGATTTATGATCCTGTCCGTGAAGAACTCTTCTCAGCCGTACGTGGTAAAGGCGCAAAGCTTAACGATTTCCGCTTACGCGTGACCAACGTGACTGAGTTAAACAATACCTTAATTGGTACTGGTTTCCCTTTCAAAGCACGTCAACACACTGAAAGTTACATGAAAATTCTGACCACACTGTTCCCTGTGTGTGCAGACCTTCGTCGTGCGGGTTCAGCGGCGTTAGATTTAGCTTATGTTGCTGCTGGTCGTTTAGACGGTTTCTTTGAAATCGGTCTTAAGCCATGGGATATCGCAGCGGGCGATCTTATCTGCCGCGAAGCTGGCGGTACTGTGACTGACTTTACAGGTAATCATAATTATATGGCTTCTGGCAATATTGTTGCTGGTTCTCCTAAAGTGACCACTGAACTTGTTAAATTAATGCGCCCATTATTAAATGATGGCTTAAAACGTTAA